TTGATGGTGCCTATCTCAAAGACTCTCCAATTACAGAAGAATGTCTTCGTTGCTTTGTTGACGTGGCCTCCCTGAGCCCTGGTGGTGCATTGGGATACTTGACTGAGTTGAGCGATGGCCTCTTCCAGCTGATCAAGTCAAACAACAAGGAGATCCGATCACTGACAGCACGGGCTCTGGGGATACTCGTGTCTCATCTGGCAAACGACGCTAATACGATAAACAACTGTCGCGAAACTTTAAGTGCGCTCTTTGAGAATGCTGAAAAGCTGGTTGGACCTGAGCTCAACGCAGCAGAGGGAGGACTGCTAGCATACAGCCATGTTTGCTCGCGCAGCGTCTATTATGGCCAGCCCGTGCCTGAAGACATCCAATATCCTCTCCACCTTCTCACAGGAGAGAATGTTGCCTCCTCTCTTTATGACACTGCGTTAGAGGCTTTCGCCCAGCTGTGGACCGCAGGCCTTGCTATCCCGCAACGTGAAGGAGACCACCCCCTCGAGACAGTTGTCAGCAAGCTCGTTATCCCAGCGAAGAAGGGCAACGAGAAAGCCATCATTGCTCTTGGAAGGTTGGCAGCGGGACTTGATCAGAATGAAGAAACCGCAGAAGATGGTTGGTCACATGGAATCATCGGTAATATCCTCAAGGAACTATTCGCCTTGCACGAGATCAAGCAAGTCGAGGTCCAGTTTACTGTAGGAGATGCAATCACTGCAACTCTGGCACGATGGGAGTCCGACTATGTCAAGCTGACTCTTGATGTTGAACCTCGCAGCTGCCTCCAGAAGCGTAACGGTTCACGTGGTCCACTTCTCACTGCTGTTCTCAATAAGATCTTTGCAGATTGTAAAGCTACGAAGCCATCTCTGCTCAAGGCGTCTGGAATCTGGCTGTTCTGTATTGTTCAGTACTGTTCTCACTTGGAAGAGGTGCAGTCAAGACTACGTGAGACCCAAGCTTCTTTCATGAGGCTTCTCAGCGCACGTGATGAGCTTGTACAAGAGACTGCTTCCCGCGGTTTGTCTTTGGTCTACGAACGTGGAGATGCAGATCTCAAGAGTGCTCTTGTAAAGGATCTCGTATCTGCATtcacaggcacaggcaccCAACTCAAAGTTGACCAAGAGACAGAACTGTTCGAGCCTGGTGCACTGCCAACTGGAGAGGGCAGTTCCATCACCTCTTACAAGGACATTGTCAACCTTGCTAATGAAGTTGGCGACCAGAGACTGGTGTACAAGTTTATGTCACTTGCTGCAAACGCTGCAACCTGGTCGACCCGTTCTGCGTTTGGTCGTTTCGGACTCAGCAATATCCTATCAGAATCGGAAGTTGACCCGAAACTGTACCCCAAGCTTTACCGTTACCGATTCGACCCAAATCAAAATGTTCAAAAATCCATGGACGATATCTGGAAAGCACTTGTCAAAGATGCAGGCGCTGTTCTTAGCTCACACTTTGACGATATTCTAGACGATCTGCTTAAGAGTATTCTGGGACGTGAATGGCGTATGCGGGAAGCAAGTTGTGCGGCTATTTCCGAACTGATCCAAGGACAGCCATTCATTAAGTACGAGAAGCGATACCGAGATATCTGGACGTCAGCCTTGAAGGTGCTTGACGATGTCAAAGGCTCTGTTCGAGAGGCTGCATTCAAACTGTGCCGAACCCTATCCAATACTCTCGTACGTCAACTTGAAGAAGGAACCAATGGATCCTCTGCTCAATCGATGATGAAGGAGGCTCTTCCATTCCTTCTTTCCGACAAAGGTATTGAAAGCTCGGTCAAAGAAGTTCAAGCTTTCGCGGCCATTACTGTTATTGAGCTCACCAAAAAGGGTGGCAAGGCTCTCCGACCTTTTATTCCAGACATGGTACCTCAGCTGCTTGGCTTATTGAGTTCCATCGAACCCGAGCAGATCAACTGGCATTACCAAAGAGCTGGAGAGGATAGCCGAGACCAGATCGACAAGATCCGATCACAAATGGTGAATCGGTCTCCAATTTCCGAGGCCATTGAGAACTCACTTCGCTTTATTGACGCGGACGTCATGGCGGAACTGGCACCCCGATTGGAGGCTACTATTAAAACTGCTATTGGCATGCCAACCAAGATCGGATGCAGTAGGGTTCTGACAACACTATTCACACGCCATACGAACGATGTCAAAGGCGTTGGCAACAAATTCCTACAGATTATGGAAAAGCAGACAATGGACAAGAACGACGAGGTCAGCCAGGCATACGCTCGTGCTACCGCCTACATGTTGAGAGCTGCATCGGACTCGGCCAAGAACCGATTCTGCAAAAAGTTCATTGACATGTACTTTGAGGCAGAGGAAGAGTCACGGCGTCAAAAAACTGCAGACGTGATAGTGGCTTTGGCCAAGGTTTCGCCTGATCATTTTACCGCACTCGAGACTCAGCTGCTCCCTTTCGCTTACCTGGGCTCTCACGATACTGACGAGTATACCGGCAAGGTGTTCAAGGAAGTGTGGGAACAACACGCTGGAAGTAGCCGCACAGTTGTGCGTTATGTTCCAGAGATTGTGTCCTTAGTGGAAAGATGCCTAGACACTGCACAATGGGCTCTTCGACATGGCGGAGCTTTCACAGTAGCTGCTATGGTATCTGATGTCGCAAGCGCAAGCGACGCCAGCGGTCAAATCAGCGATGCCAACCTGAATAAAATTTGGCCTGTATTTGAGAAAACACTGGCTTTAAAGACCTTTGACGGCAAAGAGAAGCTCCTCGAGTCTTACCCGCAATTCGTCGAGAAGGGTCGCACCTTGTGGACATCAGACTCCAAGATCGCCGCTCAAATGGAAAAGATTGCCATCCGAGAGGCGAAGCGCAACAACGACGAGTACCGTGTTCATGCCTTTAGTAGTCTGTGGAAATTTGCCAAGGCTCGTGATGATCTCGACATGCTCGACAAAATCACAGAAGTGGTTACGCCCTATCTCGACGAACTCAAGGGTGAGAACGAGGACCAAGACAAGATGGACATTGATTCCAAGGACCATGTTAAAAAGGAGCAACTTGCAGAAAAGACTGCATCCAATGGGTTTGAAGCTATTTCTCGAGGATATAACCGCACTACCATCAAGCAGGACTCGCTCTCAGTCTTGGTAAAGATcatcaatatcctcaaaccttaCCTTGAAAGCCCCAATTTTGCTCCAATAAAGCGTCACATTTGGTACGAGTGCGTCCGCGATCTCATGGACGAAGCTGTATCTCCATCCAACAAACAAAACGACGAAGCTGTGGCGTTGACCTATCTGTTGAGTCTTGACATTGATTTGGTTGATACTGGTACTGAACCACAAAGAGTCATGAGAGCCAAGGCAGTAGGTGCGCTATTCAAGGCAAAAGCAAGAAAAGTCTTTGGGCAGAGTGGCCCTGATGGATCTCAGTTGAAAGCCATAGTGAGCAAGGCGTTGGAGGCTGAAAGGTCTTTGGAGGTGCGGAGAATGTTGAGAGACGTTCTTGTCGAGATGGAAAGTAATTAGAGGGAGTATCTTGCTTTACAAtagcctcagggtatcagaaaaattgactGCTGccagcataagagacgaaattagtaggtcagtttatgctccttagactatacttCTTAGACtgcttatttttataaccctAAGGTTTaagccaacttttctgctatcTTGGTAGTTGTTCGGGTGTCAATTAAATACTCGTGAGCCAAGGCTGTCTGCAATCTTGTCTTGCAGCACATgcacagaagaagaacatcACTCTCGGCGACTCTACTCCGTCACACGGAATGGCAATTTTCGGCAGTGGATCATAAAAACACCGACGTTTCCGGCCGAACGCTATCGCCGCTCTCAACGTCCGATCCGGCGTCTCATTCCAAGAC
This Fusarium poae strain DAOMC 252244 chromosome 3, whole genome shotgun sequence DNA region includes the following protein-coding sequences:
- a CDS encoding hypothetical protein (BUSCO:499at5125) — translated: MATPTSKERELQLLDSVELKILNVANKEKKLHELLQRYLPPVIVKAASEHAQVRAKVVQIFSRLKTFIQPPEVILPVGALLDQYKSNDSPLVKQLDISGIQHSIERLDDYERRELIPKALAGFSKDEGVARSGPFFNIILRLLLDARIPPRGSKDDTDYRQAIGLSDEADAKYLANLISIFLRLRNPTQSQNWSTANPTLTKSELESLAVESPESQKVFERMAELKLKLVALLASGAFTDEEKFLPALYAASSFDNRLVSAAEEVLKRSSVSMEDKTLVKRLFHAHSILPSTYRTRILNILSKSTISATMSDDIMAVVKLNFSTHDQFTDPLSLSLMPKSALEQTKLHTAAFQYLAWVARVGPSQEGFDIAVPLIDTMSGFIENYGWPIPQRTSNDDIALRSKAYETIGVLARSAKMPIERRLKLAGWLFKSLSEDPTNDAVVNIDGALSSLTTNIPATSGSESEELKTMLLTYMSLPDEPPVIRSTRHAVVKWANQCLNFSDVLGRWIDILAIGAHQDERSDVVEQGHKGLDPWTYHAHAEADPALPDWKEMVATFFGSKIKPESHSETAALPGLENAHSVFENFEGSRVAAFPIALRYCKHTMFLTALKDFEVEPDWMQTLDARVKTDIKTREKILGYLHTVDSAFVVFYLKACLDGAYLKDSPITEECLRCFVDVASLSPGGALGYLTELSDGLFQLIKSNNKEIRSLTARALGILVSHLANDANTINNCRETLSALFENAEKLVGPELNAAEGGLLAYSHVCSRSVYYGQPVPEDIQYPLHLLTGENVASSLYDTALEAFAQLWTAGLAIPQREGDHPLETVVSKLVIPAKKGNEKAIIALGRLAAGLDQNEETAEDGWSHGIIGNILKELFALHEIKQVEVQFTVGDAITATLARWESDYVKLTLDVEPRSCLQKRNGSRGPLLTAVLNKIFADCKATKPSLLKASGIWLFCIVQYCSHLEEVQSRLRETQASFMRLLSARDELVQETASRGLSLVYERGDADLKSALVKDLVSAFTGTGTQLKVDQETELFEPGALPTGEGSSITSYKDIVNLANEVGDQRLVYKFMSLAANAATWSTRSAFGRFGLSNILSESEVDPKLYPKLYRYRFDPNQNVQKSMDDIWKALVKDAGAVLSSHFDDILDDLLKSILGREWRMREASCAAISELIQGQPFIKYEKRYRDIWTSALKVLDDVKGSVREAAFKLCRTLSNTLVRQLEEGTNGSSAQSMMKEALPFLLSDKGIESSVKEVQAFAAITVIELTKKGGKALRPFIPDMVPQLLGLLSSIEPEQINWHYQRAGEDSRDQIDKIRSQMVNRSPISEAIENSLRFIDADVMAELAPRLEATIKTAIGMPTKIGCSRVLTTLFTRHTNDVKGVGNKFLQIMEKQTMDKNDEVSQAYARATAYMLRAASDSAKNRFCKKFIDMYFEAEEESRRQKTADVIVALAKVSPDHFTALETQLLPFAYLGSHDTDEYTGKVFKEVWEQHAGSSRTVVRYVPEIVSLVERCLDTAQWALRHGGAFTVAAMVSDVASASDASGQISDANLNKIWPVFEKTLALKTFDGKEKLLESYPQFVEKGRTLWTSDSKIAAQMEKIAIREAKRNNDEYRVHAFSSLWKFAKARDDLDMLDKITEVVTPYLDELKGENEDQDKMDIDSKDHVKKEQLAEKTASNGFEAISRGYNRTTIKQDSLSVLVKIINILKPYLESPNFAPIKRHIWYECVRDLMDEAVSPSNKQNDEAVALTYLLSLDIDLVDTGTEPQRVMRAKAVGALFKAKARKVFGQSGPDGSQLKAIVSKALEAERSLEVRRMLRDVLVEMESN